The following proteins come from a genomic window of Limosilactobacillus reuteri:
- a CDS encoding IS5-like element ISLpl3 family transposase (programmed frameshift), whose amino-acid sequence MTTPKRYELEDAQWDRIKGYFPPYRTGRPSSLDNRTALNAILWLMRSGAPWRDLPERYGSWKTVYSRFRAWVSSNLFEQVFLKLIDDPDMENLSLDSTIVRAHQKATGGKKNAECMVENQAIGLSRGGRTTKIHALVDGLGNPLGFRLTGGQVHDSQVASELLEGFDISQSNIIADKAYGTAKLRQYIKDKAAVYTIPPKENTKDKWTCDYHVYCERHLIENFFNQLKNFRRIATRYDKLAHVYLATVYIASICILLK is encoded by the exons ATGACAACACCTAAACGATACGAACTGGAAGATGCTCAGTGGGACCGAATCAAAGGATACTTCCCGCCATACCGGACTGGCCGTCCATCAAGCCTAGACAACCGTACCGCCCTCAACGCTATCCTCTGGCTCATGCGCAGCGGGGCTCCTTGGCGTGATCTACCTGAACGCTATGGCTCTTGGAAAACGGTGTATAGTCGCTTCCGAGCCTGGGTAAGTTCAAACTTGTTCGAACAGGTTTTTCTCAAATTGATTGACGATCCCGACATGGAAAACTTGAGCTTAGATTCAACGATCGTTCGAGCGCATCAAAAGGCCACTGGGG GCAAAAAAAACGCCGAATGTATGGTCGAAAATCAAGCTATTGGACTAAGTCGAGGTGGCCGAACGACCAAGATTCACGCACTCGTTGACGGATTAGGGAATCCCTTGGGTTTTCGCCTAACAGGTGGTCAAGTACATGATAGCCAAGTTGCCAGTGAGTTGCTGGAAGGCTTCGATATTTCTCAATCAAATATTATCGCGGATAAAGCCTATGGCACCGCGAAACTTCGCCAGTATATTAAAGATAAAGCAGCCGTCTATACCATTCCGCCAAAGGAAAATACCAAAGACAAGTGGACCTGTGATTACCACGTTTATTGTGAGCGCCATTTGATTGAGAACTTCTTCAATCAGTTGAAGAACTTTCGTAGGATTGCAACGCGTTATGATAAGCTCGCTCATGTTTATCTGGCTACGGTTTACATTGCCTCAATTTGCATCTTACTTAAGTAG
- a CDS encoding YbhB/YbcL family Raf kinase inhibitor-like protein — translation MQISVPLINGMLADEYGKYAPAADMLADHPIKSFPIKITDAPADTKTFALVFIDYDSTPVCGFTWIHWLAANIPATLTDIPANASRELADKFVQGNNSNAGSLVNGNPLITSGYVGPQPPDKTHDYTLMVFALDDTLPLENKYWLNDFIHAAKGHILAKAQIDLPSRA, via the coding sequence ATGCAAATCTCAGTACCATTAATTAATGGGATGTTAGCAGATGAATATGGTAAATATGCGCCAGCAGCTGATATGCTAGCTGACCATCCAATCAAGTCATTTCCAATTAAAATTACCGACGCACCAGCAGATACAAAGACATTTGCACTCGTCTTTATTGATTATGACTCAACCCCTGTCTGTGGCTTCACTTGGATCCACTGGTTAGCCGCCAACATTCCAGCAACGTTAACAGATATCCCTGCAAATGCTAGTCGAGAATTAGCAGACAAATTTGTTCAGGGAAATAATAGCAATGCCGGCTCGTTGGTTAATGGAAACCCATTGATTACTAGTGGTTATGTGGGTCCACAACCTCCAGACAAAACTCATGATTATACTTTAATGGTGTTTGCGTTAGATGATACTTTACCCTTAGAAAATAAATACTGGCTTAATGACTTCATCCACGCAGCCAAGGGTCATATTCTAGCAAAAGCACAAATTGATTTGCCAAGTCGTGCATGA
- the greA gene encoding transcription elongation factor GreA, whose translation MQRKKIQEAMKNVYFQKMTATGYHEIEEQIAKLQQQRPAKIEQLKAARVLGDLSENTEYSTAKRELRHLESRLRYLNKQLQYAEIVTPKNDHTIDLGTTVTIEFEDDHEQETYHIAGKQEADLTKQKVSFDSPLGQALLHQTAGTTVTVEAPQSSYKVKIVKVEL comes from the coding sequence ATGCAACGAAAAAAGATCCAAGAAGCAATGAAAAATGTCTATTTTCAAAAAATGACTGCAACTGGTTATCACGAAATTGAAGAACAAATTGCAAAATTACAACAGCAAAGACCCGCAAAAATTGAACAATTAAAAGCAGCCCGTGTGCTTGGTGACTTATCTGAAAATACAGAATATAGTACTGCTAAGCGTGAATTACGTCATCTTGAGAGCAGGCTTCGGTACCTCAATAAACAACTTCAGTATGCTGAAATTGTGACCCCCAAGAATGATCACACTATTGATTTAGGGACAACCGTGACAATTGAATTTGAGGATGACCATGAACAAGAAACTTATCATATTGCGGGAAAGCAAGAAGCTGATCTTACTAAACAAAAAGTCTCTTTTGATTCGCCCCTCGGTCAAGCCCTTCTTCACCAAACAGCTGGAACAACCGTGACTGTTGAAGCTCCACAATCTTCATATAAAGTTAAAATTGTTAAAGTTGAATTATAG
- a CDS encoding helix-turn-helix domain-containing protein, which yields MVKYKSELKAQIVHEYLSTSQSAYDLSKKYQINRQEIAKWVQRYRLNGINGLERRQKRTFTTDFKLNVIDYYQTHEDSMAEVAARFDILAAQVSAWRTQFKRDGITALNPHPKGRPSKVKRTKKQIRQLANKSEVEQLKEELAKKNQELYDTKLERDLLKKSLSLFGPSKPGRKPK from the coding sequence ATGGTCAAATATAAATCAGAATTGAAGGCACAGATTGTCCATGAATACCTGTCAACTTCACAAAGTGCTTATGATTTAAGCAAAAAGTATCAGATTAATAGACAAGAAATAGCTAAGTGGGTTCAGCGATACCGTTTGAATGGGATTAATGGCCTTGAACGTCGTCAGAAGCGAACCTTTACCACCGACTTCAAGTTAAATGTGATAGACTACTATCAAACTCATGAGGATTCAATGGCCGAAGTAGCGGCTCGTTTTGATATCTTAGCGGCACAGGTCTCTGCTTGGCGCACACAATTTAAACGAGACGGGATTACAGCTTTGAATCCTCACCCGAAAGGTAGGCCGTCAAAAGTGAAACGTACTAAAAAACAAATCCGCCAGCTCGCCAATAAGAGTGAAGTGGAACAATTAAAGGAAGAATTAGCGAAGAAGAACCAAGAACTCTATGACACCAAGTTGGAGCGTGATCTCTTAAAAAAATCGTTGTCCCTGTTCGGACCCTCAAAGCCCGGAAGAAAACCCAAATAG
- the pnuC gene encoding nicotinamide riboside transporter PnuC: MISDYFKFLAHQLKGWPQQNYYLFFFSLGCQVITLVSAPITWVTVITFIGTTLGVLCVLAINAAKSVNGFLGILSALCFIIAGFSAKNYLSIAEQIAYVITLDLPVLLSANWNVNMASKIRKFNARSWTVAIVATIIVYFVSGYLIGRLTDDPRPWIDAISFSISLSAGVICFLRFNNQYFWWLASGLAQLVLWFVSYKQGSATLAMAVNSSIYLINDVLAFTISPWYNERERQRLSKEEAAYAKDLGLE, encoded by the coding sequence ATGATTAGCGATTATTTTAAATTTCTTGCCCACCAATTAAAGGGCTGGCCACAACAAAATTATTACCTATTCTTTTTCAGTCTTGGCTGTCAGGTAATAACTTTAGTTAGTGCTCCAATAACGTGGGTAACTGTCATTACATTTATCGGAACCACGCTTGGAGTACTTTGCGTTTTGGCAATTAATGCTGCAAAGTCGGTAAATGGTTTCCTAGGTATTCTATCAGCATTATGTTTCATTATCGCTGGTTTTAGCGCTAAAAATTATTTAAGTATTGCCGAACAAATCGCCTATGTTATTACCCTCGATTTACCAGTATTACTTTCTGCAAACTGGAATGTTAACATGGCATCAAAGATCCGTAAATTCAATGCTCGTTCATGGACGGTTGCTATTGTCGCGACGATTATCGTTTATTTTGTTTCTGGCTATTTAATCGGGCGCCTTACCGACGATCCTCGGCCATGGATTGATGCAATCAGCTTTTCTATTAGTCTTTCCGCTGGTGTTATTTGCTTCTTGCGTTTTAACAATCAATATTTCTGGTGGCTTGCATCTGGTCTTGCGCAACTAGTACTCTGGTTTGTTTCTTACAAGCAAGGATCTGCCACTTTAGCAATGGCCGTTAACAGCTCAATTTACCTTATTAATGATGTTCTCGCCTTTACCATTTCACCATGGTACAACGAACGTGAACGTCAACGACTCAGTAAGGAAGAGGCAGCCTATGCCAAAGACTTGGGCTTAGAATAA
- a CDS encoding MerR family transcriptional regulator, whose translation MKVVVNMYTTGQLAKKCNVSIRTIQYYDRRGLLHAKRTENGLRHYDDHDLKQLQEILIYKQLGFSLKDIQQIINDTDIPYKV comes from the coding sequence ATGAAAGTAGTGGTTAACATGTATACGACTGGTCAATTAGCAAAAAAATGTAATGTTTCAATCAGAACAATCCAATACTATGATCGCCGGGGGTTGCTTCATGCTAAACGAACAGAAAATGGATTGCGCCATTATGACGATCATGATCTTAAACAACTTCAAGAAATTCTAATTTATAAACAACTAGGATTCAGCTTAAAGGATATTCAACAGATTATTAATGACACTGACATACCCTACAAAGTCTAA
- a CDS encoding IS30 family transposase codes for MGTTILSFQNRIVIETLHNEGRSLRYIANYLGFSKTTVFNELHRLNGEYQAELAQTDFERKVSQRGRKSSLTKSLKHLIEEKIQVQKWSPEQVAHVVGIAYKTVYNWIDQGWLDVQLPDLPDHGIRRHRAKEKRGTFSHGRSIEERPHKVETRQEFGHFEADTVLSGKRKGQAVATFVERKSRLTIVKRLHGRDSQSMTQAVLELASQLQDKLKTLTVDHGKEFANYQAIEQLTGTQVYFAHAYSPHERGSNENRNRVLRRFIPKGQAIEELSDRQLVQINWYLNSRPLKCLNWHTPIEIFLLNLRH; via the coding sequence ATGGGCACCACTATTTTATCATTCCAGAACCGCATTGTCATTGAAACGCTTCATAATGAAGGACGTTCCTTACGATACATCGCTAATTACTTAGGCTTTAGTAAAACCACAGTCTTTAACGAACTTCACCGGCTCAACGGTGAGTATCAAGCTGAACTAGCGCAAACTGACTTTGAACGCAAGGTTAGTCAACGGGGGCGGAAGTCTTCACTCACTAAAAGCCTTAAGCACTTGATTGAGGAAAAGATTCAAGTCCAGAAGTGGTCCCCTGAACAAGTTGCCCATGTAGTTGGGATTGCCTACAAGACGGTCTATAACTGGATTGATCAAGGATGGCTTGATGTACAGTTACCCGATTTGCCTGATCATGGAATTCGTCGTCATCGTGCTAAAGAAAAGCGTGGTACGTTCAGTCACGGCCGCTCCATTGAGGAGCGTCCTCATAAAGTCGAAACTCGCCAAGAATTCGGCCACTTTGAAGCTGATACCGTACTTTCTGGCAAACGTAAAGGTCAAGCTGTGGCGACTTTTGTGGAGCGTAAGAGTCGCCTGACAATTGTTAAACGGCTCCATGGTCGCGACAGTCAGTCCATGACTCAAGCCGTACTTGAACTAGCTAGTCAACTTCAAGACAAGCTCAAGACGCTTACCGTGGATCATGGGAAAGAGTTCGCTAACTATCAGGCAATTGAACAGCTAACAGGTACTCAGGTTTATTTTGCCCATGCTTATTCACCACATGAACGCGGTAGTAATGAGAACCGTAACCGAGTTTTGCGACGGTTTATTCCCAAGGGACAAGCCATTGAAGAGCTGAGCGATCGCCAGCTGGTTCAAATCAATTGGTATCTGAATTCCCGACCACTTAAATGTCTTAACTGGCACACACCAATCGAGATCTTCTTGCTTAATCTACGTCACTAA
- a CDS encoding IS30 family transposase, whose product MTYTHLTTNELTIIAHSFVQKLKAYRVAQMINRCAETVYRVYRYLETGASIADYQDHYMRNKQRCGRKRTQLSLAELTYINDKIAQGWTPDTIIGRAERPISCNRRTLYRMFERGQFGFDVRSLPMRGKRHPNCYVERRGKAGQLGRSIHERAKDFPHYATEFGHLEADTVQGKKHQGAVMTLTERQSKVEIVLNVHEKTADAINQHLSQWLRKFPRYFFKSITFDNGKEFAGWREIANQFDLHTYFAEVGAPNQRGLNENNNGLLRRDGLTKQLDFRNLPDELVTQLMSKRNNLPRKSLGYRTPYEVFMSYVTDEQLFSF is encoded by the coding sequence ATGACTTACACCCATCTTACCACAAACGAGCTGACAATCATCGCCCATTCTTTCGTGCAAAAGCTTAAAGCGTACCGAGTGGCCCAAATGATCAACCGTTGCGCCGAAACCGTTTATCGCGTTTATCGTTACCTGGAAACCGGTGCCTCAATTGCTGATTATCAAGATCACTATATGCGCAATAAGCAACGTTGTGGCCGAAAACGTACTCAGTTGTCACTGGCTGAACTCACTTATATCAACGACAAAATTGCCCAGGGGTGGACGCCTGATACCATTATTGGGCGCGCTGAGCGCCCAATTAGTTGTAACCGGCGAACTCTTTACCGGATGTTTGAACGTGGCCAGTTCGGCTTCGATGTCCGTTCCTTGCCGATGCGAGGTAAGCGGCACCCGAATTGCTATGTCGAGCGCCGCGGGAAGGCTGGCCAATTGGGGCGAAGTATTCACGAGCGTGCCAAGGACTTTCCGCACTATGCCACTGAATTTGGGCACCTTGAAGCTGATACCGTCCAAGGCAAAAAGCACCAAGGGGCGGTAATGACCCTGACCGAACGCCAATCGAAGGTCGAAATTGTACTCAATGTGCACGAAAAGACGGCTGATGCGATTAACCAACACTTAAGTCAGTGGCTTCGGAAATTCCCGCGGTACTTCTTCAAATCGATTACCTTTGACAACGGAAAAGAATTCGCCGGCTGGCGCGAGATTGCCAATCAATTTGACCTTCACACTTACTTTGCCGAGGTTGGTGCTCCCAATCAACGAGGGCTGAACGAAAACAACAACGGTCTTTTACGCCGGGATGGCTTAACGAAACAGCTAGATTTCCGCAATCTTCCTGATGAATTGGTAACCCAACTGATGAGTAAGCGAAATAACCTGCCCCGTAAATCACTAGGCTATCGAACTCCATATGAAGTATTCATGTCTTACGTCACTGATGAGCAACTATTTTCTTTCTAA
- a CDS encoding IS3 family transposase, giving the protein MDQIRDDQASLPKKQRYKIGDLLKAIELPKATYHDERKRIANHHDKYTEVKQVILQIAQQFQIRGRWTAGYRHIQAALDKLNLHLSGDTIRKLMRELDVQVGLYNCHRNGKYSSYHGTVGKVSDNKLKQEFNEKQPYRVIHTDVTQVRLANHQWAYISVMIDEASQEILAFQISTSPNKDLIMRTIKELVNNLPDDAQPIIHSDQGWHYQLAYYTQKLADLQFIQSMSRKGNCLDNAPVESFFHLFKTELLAGFPPCKDIIELTKLSYDYVQYFNHVRTTLKTKGMTPIEYRNHALAA; this is encoded by the coding sequence GTGGATCAGATCAGGGACGATCAAGCATCACTACCCAAGAAGCAGCGTTATAAGATTGGTGACCTTCTTAAAGCCATTGAACTTCCTAAGGCTACTTATCACGATGAGCGGAAACGAATAGCTAACCACCATGATAAATATACTGAAGTTAAGCAAGTGATTCTTCAAATTGCTCAACAGTTTCAGATTCGTGGGCGTTGGACTGCGGGCTATCGCCACATTCAAGCCGCTTTAGATAAACTTAACTTACACTTGTCGGGTGACACGATTCGGAAGTTAATGCGTGAATTGGACGTCCAGGTAGGTCTATATAACTGCCATCGGAATGGTAAATATTCATCTTATCATGGCACCGTTGGTAAGGTTTCAGATAATAAATTAAAGCAAGAATTCAATGAAAAACAACCTTATCGGGTTATTCATACTGACGTAACGCAGGTTCGCTTAGCTAACCATCAATGGGCTTACATCTCAGTGATGATTGACGAAGCGAGTCAAGAGATCCTGGCTTTCCAGATTAGTACTAGTCCCAATAAAGACTTAATTATGCGAACTATAAAAGAATTAGTTAACAATTTACCTGATGATGCGCAACCAATTATCCATTCAGATCAAGGTTGGCATTACCAGTTAGCTTACTATACCCAAAAACTAGCGGATCTTCAGTTTATTCAAAGCATGTCCCGCAAAGGGAATTGCTTAGATAACGCTCCCGTAGAAAGTTTCTTTCACTTATTTAAGACTGAATTACTAGCTGGCTTTCCACCATGCAAGGACATTATTGAGTTAACTAAACTTTCATACGATTATGTTCAATACTTTAATCATGTTAGGACAACCTTAAAAACGAAAGGCATGACCCCGATTGAATACCGAAATCATGCCTTAGCAGCTTAA